From one Luteipulveratus mongoliensis genomic stretch:
- the casA gene encoding type I-E CRISPR-associated protein Cse1/CasA, whose protein sequence is MAESSFDLLTQPWVAVRDDDGVHELSLIDTFARAHELTGLAGELATQDLAVLRLLLVILRRTMGSVRGDGEAIDRWAEWWQAESLPTPQIDAYLAGCSERFDLLHPTTPFMQVAGLEAGKTSGLVKLIGDVPDGHRYFTLRSGAGLRSLSYAEAARWVVHCQAFDPSGIKSGALDDGRTKGGRGYPIGTGWTGRCGLVVMEGANLKETLLLNLRLDPDDAPEDRPVWEREIPTETPDPMHVVAAGPCDLMTWPIRRIRLIHNGSEVTDAIIANGTPVQWHNQHRLETMTAWRRSSGQEKKHGVPAYMPHEHDANRSFWRGLQSLMVTGGERRTTSNDAEQSLPPRTLDWIATLQADDALDVDHPTRMRAIGMVYGSNSSVVASVVDDALQLRLSVLTDSDLEAEVVAALRAADEGVQALANLAANLARASGALPEEDREAARAQGYYGLDQGFRRWVSTLSTRSDPTERRTAWQSYVHHTLGAMGDALVTASGDQVWRGRLVTQTKGGERLVNAPVAHLWFTGTLRSVLPAANQVQPSDRTTPESADV, encoded by the coding sequence GTGGCCGAGTCGTCCTTCGATCTGCTCACGCAGCCCTGGGTTGCCGTCCGGGACGACGACGGCGTGCACGAGCTGTCGCTGATCGACACATTTGCGCGGGCGCACGAGTTGACAGGTCTTGCTGGGGAGCTGGCCACCCAGGATCTCGCGGTGCTGCGACTTCTCCTGGTGATCCTGCGTCGGACGATGGGTTCGGTCCGCGGGGACGGCGAGGCGATCGACCGCTGGGCGGAGTGGTGGCAGGCCGAGTCACTGCCCACACCACAGATCGACGCCTACCTGGCCGGCTGCTCCGAACGGTTCGACCTCCTGCACCCCACGACACCGTTCATGCAGGTGGCCGGGCTCGAGGCGGGCAAGACGTCCGGCCTGGTCAAGCTGATTGGCGACGTGCCGGACGGACACCGGTACTTCACCCTCCGGTCGGGTGCGGGTCTGCGGTCGCTGTCATACGCCGAGGCGGCGCGGTGGGTGGTGCACTGTCAGGCGTTCGACCCGTCCGGCATCAAGTCCGGAGCGCTGGACGATGGACGGACCAAAGGCGGCAGGGGCTACCCCATCGGAACCGGCTGGACCGGTCGCTGCGGTCTCGTCGTCATGGAGGGCGCAAACCTCAAGGAGACGCTGCTCCTGAACTTGCGCCTCGATCCGGACGACGCCCCCGAAGACCGGCCCGTCTGGGAGCGGGAGATACCGACCGAGACACCCGATCCGATGCACGTCGTCGCGGCTGGTCCCTGTGACCTGATGACCTGGCCGATTCGGCGAATCCGGTTGATACACAACGGTTCTGAGGTCACCGACGCCATCATCGCCAACGGCACTCCCGTGCAGTGGCACAACCAGCACCGGCTCGAGACGATGACGGCGTGGCGCCGCAGCTCCGGTCAGGAGAAGAAGCACGGTGTGCCCGCCTACATGCCGCACGAGCACGATGCCAACCGCTCGTTCTGGCGAGGTCTGCAAAGCCTCATGGTGACCGGCGGCGAGCGGCGTACCACCAGCAATGACGCCGAGCAGTCGCTGCCGCCGCGCACCCTCGACTGGATCGCGACCCTGCAGGCCGATGACGCTCTGGACGTGGACCACCCGACCCGGATGCGTGCGATCGGCATGGTCTATGGCAGCAACAGCTCGGTGGTGGCGAGCGTGGTCGACGACGCGTTGCAGCTGAGGCTGTCCGTGCTGACCGACTCGGACCTCGAAGCAGAGGTGGTCGCCGCGCTCCGGGCCGCGGACGAGGGCGTACAAGCCCTGGCCAACCTGGCAGCCAACCTGGCCCGCGCGTCGGGCGCTCTGCCCGAGGAGGATCGCGAGGCGGCTCGGGCGCAGGGCTACTACGGCCTGGACCAGGGCTTTCGCCGATGGGTGTCGACGTTGTCGACGCGCTCGGACCCGACCGAGCGGCGTACGGCGTGGCAGAGCTACGTCCATCACACGCTCGGGGCGATGGGTGACGCACTCGTCACAGCCTCTGGTGATCAGGTCTGGCGTGGCCGACTCGTCACCCAGACCAAAGGCGGCGAGCGTCTCGTCAACGCGCCCGTCGCACACCTGTGGTTCACCGGCACGCTGCGCTCGGTCCTCCCGGCCGCGAACCAGGTCCAACCCAGTGACCGCACCACACCGGAGAGCGCCGATGTCTGA
- the casB gene encoding type I-E CRISPR-associated protein Cse2/CasB codes for MSESTATRSTTDQVMDAARERISELQRDYLPSGARDQPTARAAGMMAALRRLEPSALTAEPKVWELTLGGLPPGLAGHGDQPSRAERAVHAGLVLYAVHQQSRPEPMHVPGVSLGAAIRRLAKARSPKDELDPATLRRFEQVIVSTTWERRLYHLRELMTLLRAHRLPLDHVRLTGDLFDLQLAVSVERVRLRWGRDLHRPGRSEDQTTSASQDGDQP; via the coding sequence ATGTCTGAGTCGACAGCAACCAGGTCCACGACCGATCAGGTCATGGACGCAGCCCGAGAGCGGATCTCCGAGCTGCAACGCGACTACCTCCCCAGCGGTGCCCGCGACCAACCCACGGCGCGCGCGGCCGGGATGATGGCCGCGCTGCGACGTCTCGAGCCGTCGGCCCTCACAGCCGAGCCGAAGGTGTGGGAGCTGACCCTCGGTGGTCTGCCGCCCGGGCTCGCCGGCCATGGCGACCAGCCGTCCCGCGCGGAGCGAGCGGTTCACGCGGGACTGGTGTTGTACGCCGTACACCAGCAGTCCCGGCCGGAACCGATGCACGTGCCGGGTGTCTCCCTGGGCGCGGCGATCCGGAGGCTGGCGAAGGCGCGGTCGCCGAAGGACGAGCTCGACCCGGCCACGCTGCGACGATTCGAGCAGGTCATCGTCTCGACCACGTGGGAGCGACGGCTCTATCACCTGCGCGAGCTGATGACCCTCCTTCGCGCCCATCGGCTGCCGCTCGACCACGTTCGCCTGACCGGGGACCTGTTCGACCTGCAACTGGCCGTGTCCGTTGAGCGCGTACGACTTCGGTGGGGCCGCGACCTGCACCGACCCGGTCGATCAGAGGACCAGACCACTTCAGCAAGTCAGGACGGAGACCAGCCATGA
- the cas7e gene encoding type I-E CRISPR-associated protein Cas7/Cse4/CasC: protein MTGRFIDIHVLQTVPPSNINRDDTGKPKSAVFGGVPRARVSSQAWKRATRAAYGDHLNDADLGVRTKRVVEQICGRLAKSHPELAPDEARTRAEKVIEALGLKLEKPRGKAKGGEDADDAFRGTEYLVFFSNTQIERLAALAADGDGASVDKKVAKAAAGGDHGVEVSLFGRMVADDKGLNVDASVQVAHAISTHAVELEQDYFTAVDDRNPEGQSGAGMLGTIEFNSATLYRYATVNVAGLRDNLGDDAATVRAVQAFVRAFIRSMPTGKQNTFANRTVPDAVVVIVREDQPVNLVGAFEDPVVANGEGLIEQSAARLAAEVASVRDFVSAPVASLVVARQRAAALAGVGEKVSLDGLVERLDGLVLVPTEPLPA from the coding sequence ATGACCGGACGGTTCATCGACATCCACGTGTTGCAGACGGTGCCGCCGAGCAATATCAACCGCGACGACACCGGCAAACCGAAGTCGGCGGTGTTCGGTGGCGTACCGAGGGCTCGCGTGAGCAGCCAGGCGTGGAAGCGCGCGACGCGAGCGGCGTACGGAGATCACCTGAACGATGCGGATCTCGGGGTGCGGACCAAGCGCGTGGTCGAACAGATCTGCGGGCGACTCGCCAAGAGTCATCCGGAACTCGCGCCGGACGAAGCGCGCACCCGCGCCGAGAAGGTGATCGAGGCACTCGGCCTCAAGCTGGAGAAGCCGCGTGGCAAGGCCAAGGGCGGCGAGGATGCCGACGACGCCTTTCGGGGCACCGAGTACCTCGTCTTCTTCAGCAACACCCAGATCGAGCGGCTCGCCGCGTTGGCCGCCGACGGCGATGGGGCATCGGTCGACAAGAAGGTCGCGAAGGCCGCGGCAGGTGGTGACCATGGCGTCGAGGTGTCCCTCTTCGGGCGCATGGTCGCCGACGACAAGGGCCTCAATGTCGACGCGTCCGTGCAGGTGGCGCACGCGATCAGCACCCACGCGGTCGAGCTGGAGCAGGACTACTTCACCGCAGTCGACGACCGCAATCCGGAGGGCCAGTCTGGAGCCGGGATGCTCGGGACGATCGAGTTCAACTCGGCCACGTTGTATCGGTACGCGACGGTCAATGTCGCGGGACTGCGCGACAACCTCGGCGATGACGCTGCGACGGTCCGCGCGGTGCAGGCGTTCGTGCGGGCGTTCATCAGGAGCATGCCGACCGGCAAGCAGAACACCTTCGCCAACCGAACCGTCCCGGACGCCGTCGTGGTGATCGTGCGAGAGGATCAACCGGTCAACCTGGTTGGCGCCTTCGAGGACCCGGTAGTCGCCAACGGAGAGGGACTGATCGAGCAGTCCGCGGCTCGGCTGGCCGCCGAGGTCGCGTCGGTGCGGGACTTCGTCTCTGCGCCGGTAGCGTCCCTCGTGGTGGCCCGCCAGAGGGCGGCCGCGCTCGCTGGCGTCGGCGAGAAGGTCTCGTTGGACGGGCTCGTGGAGCGGCTCGATGGGCTGGTGCTCGTGCCAACCGAGCCGTTGCCGGCATGA
- the cas5e gene encoding type I-E CRISPR-associated protein Cas5/CasD has protein sequence MSVLLLRLAGPLQAWGDSGSRFTRRETRPEPTKSGVLGLLAAAAGRRRTDPVEDLAGLRFGVRVDQRGTLVRDFQTAHRPTDEAMMPLSTRYYLSDAVFVAGVEGDHELLVSLDEAIRAPAFPLYLGRRSCPPIGRISLGVKETRLYDGLRDAPWEAAGWHRQSQSDPAYLPVLMDAPHDGDQLAYDTESVQDVPISYASERRMYGWRTVVRAEPVRKPNPDGRSDRVDYFAALGGV, from the coding sequence ATGAGTGTTCTCCTTCTCCGACTAGCCGGACCCTTGCAGGCCTGGGGGGACTCCGGTTCACGGTTCACGCGGCGGGAGACCAGGCCAGAGCCCACCAAGAGCGGGGTCCTCGGCCTGCTCGCCGCTGCGGCGGGGCGTCGGCGGACCGACCCGGTCGAAGATCTGGCGGGGCTGCGGTTCGGGGTGCGCGTCGACCAGCGCGGCACGCTCGTCCGGGACTTTCAGACTGCGCATCGGCCGACCGACGAAGCGATGATGCCGCTCTCGACGCGCTACTACCTCTCGGACGCTGTCTTCGTTGCCGGTGTCGAGGGCGACCATGAGCTGCTCGTCAGTCTCGACGAGGCGATCAGAGCGCCTGCCTTTCCCCTCTATCTGGGGCGTCGGTCCTGTCCGCCTATTGGGCGAATCAGCCTGGGGGTTAAAGAAACTCGTCTGTACGACGGGTTGCGCGACGCGCCGTGGGAGGCAGCGGGATGGCACCGCCAGTCTCAGAGCGATCCCGCATACTTGCCGGTTCTGATGGACGCGCCACACGACGGCGACCAGTTGGCGTACGACACGGAGTCCGTCCAGGACGTACCGATCAGCTATGCCTCGGAGCGGCGAATGTACGGCTGGCGGACCGTCGTTCGAGCCGAGCCGGTGCGCAAACCGAACCCGGATGGTCGATCTGATCGCGTCGATTATTTCGCCGCGCTGGGAGGCGTGTGA
- the cas6e gene encoding type I-E CRISPR-associated protein Cas6/Cse3/CasE, which produces MYLVRMRLDPRSRATRKVLSSAQAMHAAVLRACGSEANDLVAEGDRRILWRVDQHGRDDIELYLTSPGKPSPDGSALPDGLPPVGSWDIADYEPFLSQLGPGQRWLFRLTANPVRSMSRAAPDGRRVRGKPIPLTHAHQEEWLVARAERHGFTIPLNSLDSPEVSARELLQRDRHTTSFNRRSDGEDAGRTDRVQITRVTFEGVLDVTDPDALRLTLRNGMGKARAYGCGLMTLAPMR; this is translated from the coding sequence ATGTATCTCGTGCGGATGCGGCTGGACCCGCGCAGCCGGGCCACCCGAAAGGTGCTGTCTTCGGCACAAGCCATGCACGCAGCGGTCCTGCGCGCATGTGGATCGGAGGCGAATGACCTTGTCGCGGAGGGTGACCGGCGGATCCTCTGGCGCGTGGATCAGCATGGGCGCGACGACATCGAGCTCTACCTGACGAGCCCCGGCAAACCCTCTCCGGACGGCTCCGCGCTTCCGGACGGGCTGCCGCCCGTCGGCTCCTGGGACATCGCCGACTACGAGCCGTTCCTGTCTCAGCTGGGCCCTGGTCAACGCTGGCTGTTCCGGCTGACTGCCAACCCGGTGCGATCGATGAGTCGCGCGGCGCCGGATGGGCGGCGCGTGCGAGGCAAGCCGATTCCATTGACGCACGCTCATCAGGAGGAGTGGCTCGTGGCACGCGCCGAGCGTCACGGGTTCACGATCCCTCTGAACAGCCTTGACAGTCCTGAGGTTTCGGCTCGCGAGCTGCTCCAACGAGATCGTCACACGACGTCGTTCAACAGGCGTTCCGATGGTGAGGACGCAGGTCGTACCGATCGCGTTCAGATCACACGTGTGACGTTCGAGGGTGTGCTGGACGTGACTGATCCCGACGCACTGCGACTCACGCTGCGCAACGGCATGGGCAAGGCACGCGCATACGGTTGCGGCCTCATGACCCTTGCGCCGATGAGATGA